One part of the Suncus etruscus isolate mSunEtr1 chromosome 2, mSunEtr1.pri.cur, whole genome shotgun sequence genome encodes these proteins:
- the CTSG gene encoding cathepsin G, which translates to MKPLLLLVAFLLPTGAGAGEIIGGQEARPHSHPYMAYLQIQTPVGQLSCGGFLVRENFVMTAAHCMGSSIVAVLGAHNIGRQEFSQQRIPVSRIISHPEYDPQDNSNDIMLLKLERRARQNRFVRTLNLPTPRTRLRPGTTCTVAGWGLIGLNRRTQNLQEVQLRVQSDLPCSRRFPFYNSQTQMCVGDSTERKSAFKGDSGGPLVCNNVAQGIVSYGDSVGTPPAVFTKIASFMPWVRRTLRNVDQGQDEHIPASKQSVLILLQPEDGYKGSSVSRKVLLT; encoded by the exons ATGAAGCCACTCCTGCTCCTGGTAGCCTTTCTTCTGCCCACTGGAGCTGGAGCAG GGGAGATCATCGGAGGTCAAGAAGCCAGGCCCCACTCACATCCGTACATGGCATATCTCCAGATCCAGACTCCAGTAGGGCAGCTCTCTTGCGGGGGTTTCCTGGTGCGTGAAAACTTTGTGATGACAGCAGCTCACTGCATGGGAAG CTCTATCGTTGCTGTCCTGGGAGCCCACAACATCGGAAGACAGGAATTTAGTCAACAGCGGATCCCCGTGAGCAGAATCATCTCCCATCCTGAGTATGATCCTCAGGACAACAGTAATGACATCATGTTACTGAAG cTGGAGAGAAGAGCCAGACAGAATCGCTTTGTCCGGACCCTGAATCTGCCAACTCCCAGAACAAGGCTGCGTCCAGGCACCACATGCACTGTAGCAGGATGGGGACTTATTGGCCTGAACCGGAGAACCCAGAATCTCCAGGAGGTACAACTAAGAGTGCAGAGTGATTTGCCATGCAGCAGGCGCTTCCCTttctacaatagccagacacaGATGTGCGTGGGGGACTCAACAGAGAGGAAGTCCGCATTCAAG GGAGACTCTGGGGGCCCCTTGGTGTGCAACAATGTGGCCCAGGGCATTGTGTCCTATGGAGACAGTGTGGGAACACCACCAGCCGTCTTCACCAAGATCGCCAGCTTCATGCCCTGGGTCAGGAGAACATTGAGAAATGTGGACCA GGGACAGGATGAGCATATTCCTGCCTCCAAGCAGTCTGTGCTGATCCTCCTACAGCCTGAGGATGGGTACAAGGGCAGctctgtttccaggaaagttctcCTCACCTAA